The Pan troglodytes isolate AG18354 chromosome 19, NHGRI_mPanTro3-v2.0_pri, whole genome shotgun sequence region CGGCTGGTGGAGTTGCCCTCCTCCCTCGCTGTTGGTGGGGTTCGCTTAGGGACGGAGGGAGAAGGAGGCTGGCAGAGGGCATAGCCCCACTTCCCAACCCTGATTTGAGTTATCTTCCCCAGGGGGCCTTTTTCCCTATCTGTCCTCCAAGCCCCAGCAGTGTGATCATCAGAAGAAAGCACTGGAAGCTCTTGGAAACGCTGGAGTCCACTTCAGgacaatttgttttcctttcttttttttcttgtcactgaCTCGAAGCTCATCAAGACAATTTCTAAGCAGCTTCTTAGGTTAATGCCACCActgggagtgggtgggaggaCACAATATCTGTGTCCCCACAGCACCTGGCTTAATGTTTGCAGGCAGGAGTTTTGGGGGAGCTTTGGCCAGCTCAGGAAGGCCTGGGGACTTGAGCCCAAAGGGGAAGGGCACTGACTTCAATTGAATTCTCCTGTGGGGTGGGTTCTCTCCGGAGGGTGCCTTAGCGGGAGGACAGACAcagcctcaagtcatcctcaCTGGCACCTATGTCATGGGGGCTGCCTGGCACGCGAACCCCCATACTGCCTTGTCCTTCAGAGCACCCATTCAGCTTCAGAGGACGTGCATTCACCCAGACAGAGGCAAATTATGCGAGTGGCCCTATTTAAACACCACTGAACCTATTCCTGTAGGTACCATGTGCTGAGAGCCGAAAGCCTTGTAGAAAGTTCTTTAAGCGCTGTGCCCCACAGGATTGAGCTAAGACAGGGCGCCGCTAAAGGACATTTTGCACTTCAGTCCAGAGCCTGGTGTGGGTGATAAAGGGCCAGCCCTGTAAGGCCAGGACTGACTGAGGGTGCATGACGGCTCCAGAACTGTCTAAAGGCCTCTCCTGCTCCCGCGAGACCTCGATGGAGGCAGGAATCCCAAATATGGGAGCAAACATAACAGACCAGCACATGTCCAAACCGCGCCCCCTCCACCATCACCCCGTGAGGTCTGGAAGCCCACCCCAAGCAAGAACGGCAGGGCCTGCCCCCGCTCCACCCCATTAAATGTGGCTGGTTAGAATCCTCTCTAATGACACAATTAGTCACCCACTTGTCAAGCAAAGCGCCTGCTCAGAGGGGGTCTGGCGCACTTACTCAGCAAAGAGAAATGCCTCTGAGCACAGCctggctgcctcctcctcccccgAAGGGCTTCTCTCCAGGGTAAACCATTGTGTCCAGCACAGGACAGAGTGGGCACGTAGACACGCAGGCACGCTGACAACGCGCATCCCGGCTCTCCTCCCTTCCAAGAAAAGGAGCTCAGGGGTAAGAACAAGGGATTACAATCCGACTCGGAGACCCTGGCGGTGGCCTGGACCAGCCAAGCGTGGTGAACTCCAGGGAACATGGGCACACAGTGTAGGGGCTGGGATGAGTGGATGAGGGAAATCCGACTCCTCTCAGATATCCACAGGCAGGACAAGGTGGCCAAGGCCGAGCTGATGGACAGCATGGCGGGAGGcctggggcagaggcagggagggccGCTTTGGGGTGCTCACTGGTGCTCCAGGAGGGCTTTATCCTGCATCTTCACTCCATCCAGGCCCAGCTTACCTACAACCCGGGGGAGTGGGGGTAGGAGGGTGTTAGGAGATGTGTAGCTTGAAAACGACAACAAAAAGGACTGCTGGGATCGGGTGCCTTTTCTTTCAGTCCCAGCCCACGGGCTTCACAAAACGCCACAGCACTGACTCTGAAATCTGGACTTCAAATTGgctgaaaaagaaaagccagctTTCCTCCCTCGCCCCCCGAAAGTACTACTTTTTCAACATCAAGATAACTCTCATGGCAGGCCTTGAAATAAGCCACAGGCACGTGGATTTGGGAACCGGTGGGCGGGAGGGGTCAGATGTGGGTGTGGAGCAAAATTTCAAGCCCTGGTCCCGAGGCCTGGGAGCCAGCAGCTGCGGAGCACGCCCTGGGCTGGGAGAGGCCGAGGGGAGGGGAGAGCAAAACACCTCCAAACAAACTCCTTCGGGCTCGCCCCTCGCCACACTTTCTGGGGGAGGGCGGCGAGTTTGCGGGGCTGCGGCTTAGCATGGCGGGACCTGCATTTCCTGCGGGCCGCGGGTTCTGCGCTTCCTGGGGGCAGCCTAGGCTGGAGGCCGCGGCCCCGCTCCCTGGCTCGGCGGGGAACGGCAGCGGCAGCCGAAGCcccgggggtggggagggggccgcGAGGGCCCCGGTGCGTACCTGCCTCGCCTCCACCGCCTGCTCCTCCGCCTCCGCTGGCGCCGCCGCGGGATCCCCTGGCCCTTCGGGCTCCCCCGGTCCCGCAGGCTCCCCGAGCTCCCCCAGCCCCGCGGGCTCTCCAGGCTCCTCCGGCCCCGCGGGCGAGGCCGCCGGCTCGGGGGCGCAGGGGCGGGACGGCGCCGGGGCCCCGGTGGCCTCGGCCGGGGGCGCGGGTTCCGGGGGCGCGCGGGCAGGCTCCGGGCTCGCGGCCGCCCCACGCCGCACCAGTAGCCAGGCGAGCAGAAGGGCCAGCGCGGTGGCCAGCGCAGGCAGCGCGGCCAGCAGCTCGGCCGGCGCCTCCATCGCGCCGCGGCCGACTAGTGCCGGCCAGCTGGGACCCCGAGGGAGCCCGCCGCGCCCCgtcgccgcgccccgccccgggGCGGAGCCCCCAtcgccgcgccccgcccccgccccctccggccccgggagggTGACGCACAGGCTGCGGGCGGGGGTGTTGAGGGGGCAGAGCCCTGACCACCTGGGAGGCACAGGAGGGCCAACCCCTGCCCGGCCTGGGCAGCCTTGACGCTTTGGGTCATCTTTGGCCTTAGTACGGCGGTTCAtcttagagcattttggaaatgtAAGTGCTAGTTGGGGAATGCAGAGAGACAAGCAAACCCGGGAAGCTTCATGGAAACGGCAGCCTGCATTGGCTTGTAAAGCAATCATAATGCCGGATTACGTTCAGCCACTGCCGTTTTTATAGGCATGTCAGGAGTTGCTTTTAATCCTCAGGGTTGCCTTAATGCACTTTCACAGAGGACATCTCCAGATCCCGGCCAGTGAATGCTCCCTTCGGAGCTGAGGCCAGCAGCCTTCAACACAGGCCTCCCTGTTAACAGTAACATGGCTCCCCCGCCCCTAGACCTGAAATTCAGCTGCAGGTCCTTGGTCAACGCTATTCCTCTTACCAGACTTTCTTCTTTGCACAATTCCAGAATGCATGCAGGGTGGGAGGGTACAATGAAGGAAATGAAggctattgtttttgtttctccagATCCTCCCAGGCCTCTGTTGCTGAACAGTGGATTTTGAGATAAATACGTTGTAACCAAAAACATACTTTCCTACCACTCCCCACCCactctttagttattttaaataaacacaggACGGGCATGTCAGGTATCACGCCAAACATAAGGCCTAATGTTAAAAAAAACACGGTTCCAGTTTTTGCTGAGGATGCCTTTAATACTTTTTTGGGAAAATTACAGTGCCTGAGCTGATCTGTGATATAAACCAGATATTAGATGGAGTGcttctttttaaatgaagatatacaAACGAGACCCCCCAGCAACAGGGAGAGCTGAATTCTGCTGCACTGCACGATATTAAGCGGGCCATGCATTTCCTTTTAGTGGTGGTTGATGAAAAGAGCCTATAAACTATAAAATGTGAAATAGGCTTTATCTACGGGCGACTAGCTTTTAACCACTGTGGAAGTTTCAGCCAGTGTATgggcctattttttttcttttgagatggagtcttattctgttgccgaggctggagtgcagtggcgaaatctcggctcactgcaacctccacctcccaggttcaagcgaaactcccacctcagcctcctgagtagctgggaatacaggcgcccaccaccatgcccggctaatttttttctgtttttagtagacagggtttcaccgtgttggccagactggtctcgaactcctgacctcaggcaatctgcctgcctcagcctcccaaagtgttgggattacaggcatgagcctccacgcccagccaattttttttttttttttttttttttaaagagacagggtctttcttttctttttttctttttttttttttttaaagagacagggtctcactatgttgcccaggctggagtgcagtggctattcacaggcatgatcatagctttctgcagcctcgacatcctgggctcaagtgatcctcctgccttagcctcttgggcagctgggattacaggtgtgcatcaatGCTCCTGGCCCAGGGCCTTAATTTTGTGCTCCATCCCATTGTTTTAAagtgtaaatacatttttttaaagtcctgtTCTGCTGACAAAGTACATTCTGTTGACTTTCAAAtgagtaagaaagaaaataaggacaAAACAATGCCAAAAACACAACTCCAAATCATGttgctttatttaaaatgatgaacAAGTTTCACCCAAGTGAAAGTTTAAAATACCAACCCAATAGCAGATCCACAAGCTTTCATGGCAGACCCCATGGCTAGACTGACGCAGAACTAGGAGACTGCTCAGTGTTCTGACAACTCCAGGAGGCACGAGTGTGCAGAAGACAGTCCCAGTTCTTCTGTAGCATCCAGTCACTTTGGAGACAGCTGGCCAGGGCTAGCTCTCCTCCCAGGAGGTTCACTGGGGCTTagatgacatttctttttttttaaagacagagtctcggtctgtcacccaggctggagtggcttgatctcagctcactgcaacctctgcctcctgggttcaagtgattctcctgcctgagttgaccaagtagctgggactacaggcatgtgccaccacacctggctaatttttgtttttttagtagagacggggtttcaccgtgttggccaggctggtcttgaactcctgacctcaagtgatccacctgccatggcctcccaaagtgctgggattacaggggtgagctacggCGCCTGGCCGAAATTTCTGAACAATGAGACAAAGTTGAGAGCCACCGCCTGGGGGTGCAAGCTCACCTAGTTTTGCTGCATAGGATGTCACATCTTGACACAAGCTAgtgggaggggagtgtggaagAAGCCGCCAGACTCCACTTCAAATCTACCAGCAATACCAGTACACACATCAAAAACAAATTACTCGTGGAAATACTACAGACAATCTAAAGAACCTACAGCTGGGGCATCCTTATACGCCTTCCTCCTACACAGCATTTTTTACATTTACTGCAAAAATGTTGTTCCATCCTATACTCGTCTAAAGTCCTAAATCCAAGGCTGAGTCTCTAGTAAGCTTATAAAGCATTTGCACCAGCAACCTTCCCACAGATCCTTAGTTTTGCTACTTTATGAAGAAGCTGTTACTACCTTAAGTATACATTGGTGTTAATTATGCTCTTTCATGTAGATCCGGTACACCTGCATTTAAGAAGGTCTGCACTTCCTTCTACCTGCCCTCACCAGCGGCCCTGTGAACAGCCGCACATTCACTGTCCATTAAGCTTGTGGAGTTTGTCAGGGACCTGGGCTTGTCACCGTTATCTCCAGCACCTCAAGAGCAGTGCCTGGCCCTCAAACATCTATTGAACAGCTTGAATTATTAAGACATGGACAGCTGCAAGAATACAGCAAAATGTGAATGTCCCTCTTTTCAGTGGCTCTCCCCTCAAGGATGTCACCCTAAACATCCCAGTACCACTAATGGCAGAGGCATGTGTGTGAAGCATGGATTCTTCCAGCTGATGGTGAAGGCTCATCCCCAAAGACCCAGGGTCCTCCTGATGTTCTAGGTCCCCAACTCTTGTCTCTCCCACTCTGGTCCTTCCATCAGAAGTTAATAATCCAAGATCCCTTCTTCCAGGACCCAGCTCTTTGATTTTAAGATCTGCTGTCATCTTGGAGAATCATCCCTGAAAATAATCTAACGTTATCTCCTTCACTTTACTGTTGTTGGCACCATTCAATGGAGTAGCTCACGCCAGATGGGAAGAGGAGTTAACTTCTGAACAAGTGGTCTCTGGGTACCCACTCTTCCTAGTCTACCTTGGCCACCCGccaccactccactccttttCCACACACGGTTTCCCCACCTTGCCCCTGCTGTGCTTACATAACGGACAGCCTGGCTAGCCCACAGAGACGGTAACGGGGGTTGGGGAATAGGGCTGCTGAATCCCTGGCCTGGCAGGAATAAACAAAGCATGTCCCAGGAGCACAGAATCTGTACTATCCAGACACTGTACTATCCAGAGCTGACTTGGACCTATCAGATATGTTATTCCCCTCATTTCTGGAATACTGTTATCAAACAGGAATCACCTTTAGCATCTGGAGAAGGAAAACTGGGTGGCTAATCTTTATTTtctagatttattattttttttgagagatgggatctcactatgttgcccagactggtcttgaactcctggactcaagcaatccccctgcctcagcttcccaaagtgctgggattacaggtgttgagccactgcacctggccttggtggctaatttttaaaattcaaaatttctgCTCCCCTATCCAGACCACTGGCAACGTGTCCTACCACGCCCCCTGGTGGCAAAGAGCCTTTTTgggctgttttttattttaaactgaagtTTAGAGGAGTTGTTGATAGAAAACTGAAAGGAAGGTAAGGAAAAAGGGCAAGTGTGGCAGCACAGGAGCAAtgctgggaaaaagaaaaaagctttttgTAGATGGCaagaaaagtctttttaaaaagcaggaggaGCAACACCACTCAGATATTACTACCAAGAGATTATACATTCAGAGTTTGACTTTACTCACACCCAAACACATCCTGTGCCCACCACAGAACCAAGGGGGCTGTGGGCGTGGGGGTAAGGAGGGAGAGCAGCCCCCATGGCAAGCAGGCAGCACAGTTCTACCTACCCAGCCACATACTGGGGTTGGCATTTGAGGATGCAGAAAATTGAACTAAGACAAAAACAGAGAACCAGTCTCCTAGAGTAAAGCCACATGACCCAATGTCAGGAAATGACAGTCTGTTAATAACAGTGAGCAGAGACCTGTATTTTCCTGGTTACACCTGTTTCTAGTGGATATTTTGAGAGGCAACAGCACACAATTCTAACGCatccacacacagcctccctgcTTGTGAACACTGCAGTGAGAGCTCCTTCCCACCTGCCTGCCAATGCCTCCAACGCTCCAGCCCAGGCAGTGCTTCCAAGTGCGCCCCATGGCCTTGACAACCCCTCTTATTAAAGTTTAGTTGAATTTAGGGACAAATTAAGGCAAGCAGGTGAATCAAGAGGGCAAGAGATGGCATCTGCTGGTCAATCCCCAAAAAGTCATCCAGTTAGTTATTTAGAAGTATCaacagactgcaaagactacagGTGCCATCTCTGAATTTACTCCCCGTGTGTAACACAAGTCACCCACTTAACGTCTGTAGGTCAAACAAATGGGGAACGCTAATCTCAGAGTACCTCACAAAGTGAGCACTTCTTATGGATCCCATGGTGCGGAAGAATGGAGCCTattcatactttaagttctgtggtaAGAGCACATTGCACACCATTCCCACTCTATGCAAACAACCCCAATGTATcacccccccacaaaaaaatacaCTGTACAAAAACACCCCTGAAATTTCACAGTCTCTATGATGATGGAGAAAAAGATAAGGAATCCTAAGACAGAATGAGCAgtgggtgatggtgatggtgctggGTCACTGCCACTGAATGCATCTGTTGGCTGATGATGACATACAGGAAGAAGGGCAGACTCCAAGTCCTTCCGACACATAATTGGCTCACAAAGTCCACTCACCACTCTCAGTCTCTGTGGTACACAGCTGGCTCTGTGGAAACTCCTTACCGACATCCGTGAGGTAACAGACACAAGACGTTACAAGGATCACACCCCGCCAGCCTTGTGGTTGACCGGCTCGGTTTTCAATGAGACAGCACAGAACCTTCTTACCCAACATCCCGTTAGCTTCAGTGTTTCACTGAGCTGGCCGAGCTGTTAAACTTCTTGATAATCTATCCTTAGGAAGCAGTAAAAACAGCATTTGACCGAAGATAGGAGCTTGGACCAGGGAAGGAATATCCAAATTCAAAGAAGACAGAGGAGAAGGTAGGAGCAGAAGACGCGAGAACTGAGTTGGGTGGCTGCCAAAAGCTTACGCTGAAAGCACCTCAGGGAGAGTCTCTTTATCTGCTCAGGGGTGAGCCCGGCCTCCACAAGTGTCCCTAATCCTGCCAAGGAAAGTACAACTGCCTGTAATCAGCACGTAGACAGCATGCTGGGTACAAAGCTGGAAGGCAATGTTAAAAGCAGGACCCCCAGGACCCCACGTGGAAGTCATGGCAGGGCTTTCTCCAGAGTTTTCTTACAGATTACAAAGTCACAGATCAAGTGCAGATATAAATCTATAAATCTATAATaatagaaacaatttaaaaaggcaAGAAGAGTCTAAGTATGGCTGTGAAAGGACATCTAGGGTTGAGAAATGGACATTCCAGTTTGATAAATTCACTTGAATAAGTCACTTGAATTTCCCCATGGAATTTCAGCTAAACCACAGAGAATGGAGACTACACGATAGGAGGGGCTGTGAGTCCTGCACTTCCCCAATGCATTTAAGAAAGACTGAGCTGCTGGGAGAGAAAACGTTAACAGGAATGTCACCTTCAGCAGTCAAGGACTTCAGACATTCAAAATCCTATGAACGTCAAtattaaaacatgtatatatatattttaaagacagggtatcactatattctccaagctggtcttgaactcctgagctcaagtgatcctcctgccttggcctcccaaagtgctgggattacaggctttagcTACGATGCCTAGCTTCAACTTCAGTATTTTACTATCTTCCAACAACCTCTCTTAACACTTCAACCAGCACATCAAAGACCTGTGGCATTTAAAGACCCTAGACAAATGCAGAGTGAACAAATTCCATTATGAGCCTGTTACATGCCCAGGTGCTTGCAAACACgtttaaattttaacttatttagGTCCAATCTTGTACTTGGAGACGTGATTAAGTTTTTATAaaagctgggtgaggtggctcatgcttgttgTAATAATCCtgctgctttgggaggctgaggtcgggggatcacttgaggtgaggagttcaagaccagcctgggcaacacagagagactttgtcactactaaaaataataaaaaaaaattagctggccgggcatggtggctcacatctgtaataccagcactttgggaggccaaggtgggcggatcacaaggtcagaagtttgagacaagcctggccaatatggtgaaaccctgtctctactaaaaataaaaaaaattagctgggcgtggtggcgcatgcctgtaatcccagctactcgggaggctgaggcaggaaaattgcttgaacctgggaggtagaggttgcaataagccgagatcgcatcactgcactccagcctggacaacagagcaagactctgtctcaaaaaatagaaataaaaaaaaaataagctgggcatggtggggtgaatctgtagtcccagctacttgggaggctgaggcaggaggattgcttgagtttggaaggttgaggctgcagtgagccatgatcacgccactgcactccagcatgggcaagagcgagaccctgtctcaaaaaaaaaaaaaaaaagaaagatttgatAAATCAGAGTTTTCTGCTGCTGTCTGATTTGGCTGAGCACTCAAGCAGGAACGGCAAACTGGGAGAAAAAGCAAGAGGCCACGCCTCAGGTTCTGCAGAAGATGCCGGGTGACTTTTCCAACGGCTCTCCCTACGCTGCTGGGACGACGATTCTGCGGTCCAGGATGCACAGCAGGAGTCACGCTTTCCCCCAAGACCACCATGAGGAGAAGAGCAATAAGGGAATGTTCTGGTATTCTCAAAGGAAAACATTTCCAAGATAGAAAATGGattcaatttttattaaataatgtaaaGGGTTTTCTTGGCATTATTCACATTCTCTTGCCTTTCTGAGTAAAACAAGCCGCGTTTATCTGCATCGGTAGCAGAGGGAAAGCTACTGGAGCAAACGCTAAGTGAATGGGTTCCCGTGCCGAGGGTGTCCTCATTCTTGGGCTCTGTCAGGCCTCCCCTTGTCTGCAGGACTGGACAGGCCAccctccccaggccctgccctcgCCGCGAGCGTGTCCTTCCATACAGACAACAGCCTTGCTGGGTCACCTGGAGGAGCTGCGCTCTTTGCTGACACAGTCGTCCTGGGAGGTGGTGTCCCCGTTTCCCACCATGCTGCAcgtcctcctcttcttcctgcgGTGCACTGTCCCATCGCCCTCGGATCCAGACTCGCACTGGACACAGGAGGACAGAAAACAAGGAGTCAACCTGGATGCAACCCACTTCTTCATTAAACAAACCTCTGACCTCTGGAGACAGCACAGATATTGGTCACCTTCTCCCAGATGCAAAGCAGTCATTATGACAGCTCCACAATGTAGCCTTCATAGCCACCTCCTTGGATGTTCCTGGCTCCCTAAGAATTTCAAACTTCCCTCAGAGGCTAAGTATCCCTCCACTGTTCTCTTAACGGTGTGGTTATCTGTCTGAATAGGATACCCATTGTAAAAATCTTTTAGTCAGAATTCTGAAAGTACATTATAAGATTTCACTCTACCAACAGAGCTTGATGTATGAAAGAAGTAGGTACAGCACTGAACATTCCCAGAGCCTGTTCCCCGCCTGACGAGAAAAGACTCAATCAGTAGACTGTGTgaaaagacagaattttttttttttttttgagacaaagtcttactctgtcgcccaggctggagtgcagtggtatgatcttggctcactgtagccttcgcctcctgggttcaagtgattctcccacctcagcctcctgagtagctgggattacaggtgtgcaccaccacacccaactaatttttgtatttttagtagacatgggatttcatcatgttggccaggctggtcttgaactcctgacctcaagtaatctacccactttggcctcccaaagtgttgggttaacaggcgtgagccactgcgccaggctgaGATAGAAATTTCATCTGTTAAAGTTGCAGGGCCCTCTCACCCAGTATTACTGTCAGCTTCAAGTTTAAGGTTACTGGATTTGCTGAATTTCCAGGCTTACAATTCACCATCCATGGGGGAAATTCTTCATATGAGCTTTGAGGTCAGAAGGATGAGTTTGAAATCTGACACTGCTGCTTCATCTTGAGCCATTTACTTCACTAAATCCCCAAATACCCCTGATACCTTGAGGCTATTTTAACAATTcttagccgggcgctgtggctcatgcctgtgatcccagcactttgggaggctgaggcaggtggatcacccgaggtcaggagttcgagaccagcctggtcaac contains the following coding sequences:
- the MXRA7 gene encoding matrix-remodeling-associated protein 7 isoform X2, whose protein sequence is MEAPAELLAALPALATALALLLAWLLVRRGAAASPEPARAPPEPAPPAEATGAPAPSRPCAPEPAASPAGPEEPGEPAGLGELGEPAGPGEPEGPGDPAAAPAEAEEQAVEARQEEEQDLDGEKGPSSEGPEDEDGEGFSFKYSPGKLRGNQYKKMMTKEELEEEQRIELTSDLTSL
- the MXRA7 gene encoding matrix-remodeling-associated protein 7 isoform X1, whose protein sequence is MEAPAELLAALPALATALALLLAWLLVRRGAAASPEPARAPPEPAPPAEATGAPAPSRPCAPEPAASPAGPEEPGEPAGLGELGEPAGPGEPEGPGDPAAAPAEAEEQAVEARQEEEQDLDGEKGPSSEGPEDEDGEGFSFKYSPGKLRGNQYKKMMTKEELEEEQRVQKEQLAAIFKLMKDNKETFGEMSDGDVQEQLRLYDM
- the MXRA7 gene encoding matrix-remodeling-associated protein 7 isoform X3, which gives rise to MEAPAELLAALPALATALALLLAWLLVRRGAAASPEPARAPPEPAPPAEATGAPAPSRPCAPEPAASPAGPEEPGEPAGLGELGEPAGPGEPEGPGDPAAAPAEAEEQAVEARQEEEQDLDGEKGPSSEGPEDEDGEGFSFKYSPGKLRGNQYKKMMTKEELEEEQRTEE